Proteins encoded by one window of Tunturibacter psychrotolerans:
- a CDS encoding tetratricopeptide repeat protein translates to MSSAFTPFADQMASSGGTEAAKEDPLRRAKQDMHNSDFANAEEVLREFVEHEPNSADGLYLLGEVLMRRAQPKESLRIFTKAAAERRPTGEELRLVGLDYILLEDYADAIRWLRRAAELSPNNADTWYSLGRAQYSNGDFSGAESSFRRALVFDSQSMKVENNLGLALAAQNQPERAMEAYRQAVALQNNTASQSEQPLLNLGILLIDQNRPQEASEELMRATVIAPTCAQCHEALGKALVVLNRLPEAEKALETAVALEPSNPRFHYLLGRAYKRSGEMEKSRNELQRSAELYGSHSTPTR, encoded by the coding sequence TTGAGCAGTGCTTTCACTCCATTTGCCGACCAGATGGCTTCAAGTGGCGGAACGGAAGCAGCTAAAGAAGATCCGTTGCGACGCGCGAAGCAGGACATGCACAACTCCGACTTTGCAAACGCAGAGGAGGTCCTGCGAGAGTTTGTAGAACACGAGCCAAATTCCGCAGACGGTCTCTATCTTCTCGGCGAGGTTCTAATGCGGAGAGCTCAACCGAAGGAATCACTACGCATATTTACGAAAGCTGCGGCTGAACGCCGTCCTACGGGCGAAGAACTGCGCCTCGTCGGGCTGGACTATATTCTCCTAGAGGATTACGCCGATGCGATCCGTTGGCTAAGGCGTGCAGCCGAGCTTTCTCCGAACAATGCTGACACTTGGTACAGCCTGGGACGTGCGCAGTACAGTAATGGGGACTTTTCGGGTGCGGAGTCTTCGTTTCGGCGAGCACTTGTTTTCGATAGCCAAAGCATGAAGGTGGAGAACAACCTCGGACTGGCGCTTGCGGCTCAGAATCAGCCCGAGAGGGCGATGGAAGCGTATCGCCAGGCTGTGGCGTTGCAAAATAACACGGCGTCCCAGAGTGAGCAACCGCTGCTGAACCTCGGGATACTGCTGATCGACCAGAACCGGCCTCAGGAGGCCTCTGAGGAACTGATGCGGGCCACCGTAATTGCGCCAACTTGTGCGCAGTGCCATGAGGCATTGGGTAAAGCCTTAGTGGTTTTGAACCGACTACCTGAAGCGGAAAAAGCGTTGGAGACGGCCGTTGCGCTGGAGCCGTCGAACCCGCGGTTTCATTACTTGCTGGGACGGGCGTACAAACGGAGCGGCGAAATGGAAAAGAGCCGGAACGAACTGCAACGGAGTGCGGAACTCTACGGATCGCACTCAACGCCTACGCGATGA
- a CDS encoding alpha-L-fucosidase, translating into MSTNPYTPLHPTFLSIAACFLALSSVCPPLHAQGAKADHPTEGQSAIAIDEAWQKASSKYDKQRDDILATVQRVSAAGPFRPDWQSLSTYEVPEWYKDAKFGIFIHWGLYSVPAFGSEWYPREMYVKGSEVNKHHLAKYGPVTSFGYKEFIPMFKAEKFDPQAWARLFKESGARYVVPVFEHHDGFAMYDSDLSDWTSKKMGPHRDVDGELAAAIRAEGLHLGASSHRIEHDWFLDGGRKQDSDVNEPKYADFYGPAHPRIDANHDVLAEDWTYLSPAYARDWVARNAEIVQKYNPELIYFDWWIGQPSVRPYLAQFAAYYYNESLRHGTIGIINYKLVDMEKHSAVLDIERGQTSSILPVTWQTDTSVSNKSWGYIENDTFKTPAVIIQQLADVVSKNGNLLMNIGPRSDGTIPDEVQHILLDVGGWLKVNGDAIYGTRPWSVFGEGPTKVKEGSFHDTDTVPYTPQDFRFTTKGGVLYAIEMEWPANAEAVIQTLGSGETGARSVGSVSLLGHDGNLPFTQEADGLHIQIPSVNPGKYAYVYKISFE; encoded by the coding sequence ATGAGCACAAATCCCTATACCCCGCTGCACCCAACATTCCTATCGATAGCAGCATGCTTTCTCGCCTTGAGTTCAGTGTGTCCACCACTGCACGCTCAAGGTGCTAAGGCGGATCACCCTACCGAAGGTCAAAGCGCAATCGCGATCGACGAAGCATGGCAGAAAGCCAGCTCTAAATACGACAAACAACGCGATGACATTCTTGCGACTGTTCAAAGAGTATCCGCCGCAGGGCCCTTCCGACCCGACTGGCAATCCCTTTCAACCTACGAAGTCCCCGAATGGTACAAGGACGCAAAGTTCGGCATCTTTATCCACTGGGGCCTATACTCGGTTCCGGCCTTCGGCAGTGAATGGTATCCCCGCGAGATGTACGTCAAAGGATCGGAGGTCAATAAACACCACTTGGCGAAATACGGCCCGGTGACCAGTTTTGGCTACAAGGAATTTATCCCCATGTTTAAGGCTGAAAAATTCGACCCCCAGGCATGGGCGAGACTCTTCAAAGAATCAGGTGCACGCTACGTCGTGCCGGTCTTTGAACACCACGATGGCTTTGCCATGTACGACAGCGATCTCTCTGACTGGACTTCAAAAAAGATGGGCCCCCACCGGGATGTGGATGGAGAACTCGCAGCAGCCATACGTGCCGAGGGCCTTCATCTGGGTGCCTCGTCACACCGCATTGAACACGATTGGTTCTTGGACGGAGGACGCAAACAGGATTCTGATGTCAACGAGCCCAAGTATGCAGATTTCTACGGCCCAGCTCATCCCAGAATCGATGCCAATCACGATGTATTGGCCGAAGACTGGACCTACCTAAGTCCCGCTTATGCCAGAGACTGGGTCGCGCGCAATGCTGAAATTGTGCAAAAGTATAACCCTGAGTTAATCTACTTCGACTGGTGGATCGGACAGCCATCGGTACGTCCATATCTCGCTCAGTTTGCAGCCTATTACTACAACGAGTCCTTGAGACACGGCACTATCGGCATCATCAACTACAAGCTCGTCGATATGGAAAAGCACTCCGCGGTTCTCGACATCGAGCGCGGCCAGACCTCCTCAATTCTGCCGGTCACTTGGCAAACCGACACCTCCGTAAGCAACAAATCGTGGGGATATATAGAAAATGACACCTTCAAGACACCCGCCGTCATCATTCAGCAGCTCGCCGATGTCGTCAGCAAGAACGGCAATTTGCTAATGAATATCGGTCCGCGCTCTGACGGTACAATCCCGGATGAAGTGCAGCACATCCTGCTCGACGTAGGGGGCTGGCTAAAGGTGAATGGCGACGCCATCTACGGGACTCGTCCCTGGTCCGTCTTCGGCGAAGGTCCCACAAAAGTAAAGGAAGGCTCGTTCCACGACACCGACACGGTCCCCTATACCCCGCAAGACTTTCGCTTCACCACAAAGGGGGGTGTTCTCTACGCCATTGAGATGGAATGGCCCGCAAACGCAGAGGCTGTAATACAAACCCTTGGCAGCGGCGAAACTGGTGCGAGGAGTGTCGGCAGTGTAAGTCTTCTGGGGCATGACGGCAACTTACCGTTCACGCAAGAGGCCGACGGTTTGCACATCCAGATTCCTTCCGTCAACCCCGGCAAGTACGCCTACGTTTACAAGATATCTTTTGAGTAA
- a CDS encoding aldo/keto reductase, with translation MRYRKLGLTELNVSLLGFGASPLGDVFFRTNPEEGTQAVHHAIDEGVNLFDVSPYYGLTLAEERLGSALVGKRDSVILATKCGRYGDHIFDFSPRGVTSGLEGSLRRLRTDYVDLLQVHDIEFGDTEQVINETLPALRQLQKQGKARYIGITGYSLKTLLRVAAELPVDAMLSYCRYNLLVTDMDVALVPFARQHEIGLINASPLHMGMLTENGAPEWHPAEPAVHAASRRVEAICKAKGVSLPELAIRFCLAHPYVSSTLVGMATQRQVDENLRALNAVDDDELIAEIQAVIVPDQNAVWPSGREENYG, from the coding sequence ATGCGCTACCGGAAGCTTGGTCTGACTGAATTGAATGTCTCCTTGTTGGGGTTTGGGGCGTCCCCCCTTGGGGACGTATTTTTTCGGACGAATCCTGAGGAGGGGACGCAGGCTGTCCATCATGCTATCGATGAAGGCGTGAATTTATTCGATGTATCCCCTTACTACGGGCTAACTTTGGCTGAAGAACGTCTCGGGAGCGCTCTTGTAGGAAAACGTGACTCCGTTATTCTCGCGACGAAGTGCGGTCGCTACGGCGACCATATATTTGATTTTTCCCCGAGGGGCGTCACCAGCGGTCTGGAGGGCTCACTGCGCCGACTTCGCACGGACTACGTCGACCTACTACAAGTGCATGACATAGAGTTTGGTGACACGGAACAGGTTATAAACGAGACTCTTCCGGCGTTGAGGCAACTACAGAAACAGGGGAAGGCTCGCTATATCGGCATTACTGGATATTCCCTAAAGACGTTGCTTCGTGTGGCTGCCGAATTGCCGGTAGACGCCATGTTGAGCTACTGCCGCTATAACCTGTTGGTCACGGACATGGACGTAGCCCTAGTTCCGTTCGCGCGTCAACACGAAATTGGCCTGATCAATGCGTCTCCGCTGCACATGGGAATGCTTACAGAGAACGGGGCGCCTGAATGGCATCCCGCTGAGCCCGCAGTCCATGCAGCAAGTCGACGAGTGGAGGCTATTTGCAAGGCGAAAGGCGTGAGTCTGCCAGAGCTTGCGATTCGTTTTTGTCTTGCCCATCCTTACGTATCTAGCACACTCGTCGGTATGGCTACACAGCGTCAGGTAGATGAAAATTTGAGAGCACTCAACGCCGTAGATGATGATGAGCTAATCGCAGAGATACAAGCGGTCATTGTGCCAGATCAAAATGCCGTGTGGCCGTCTGGCAGGGAAGAGAATTATGGTTGA
- a CDS encoding amidohydrolase family protein: protein MGIDGVVSVQARQSIEETRWLLELAEAQPEGERWICGVVGWAPLTRPKFPAVLEELRRHRLLKGLRHVLQAEPDDYMLRDAFNEGIAAVGRAGLVYDVLVVNHMLPQVIDMVDRHPNQIFVLDHMAKPSIAAGALEPWSNQIRELAKREHVYCKVSGLVTEAAWQTWAADDLRPYFDLSLEAFGPQRLMAGSDCPVCTVASSYERWFATGPAAFGPYGFGKGLHLWSGRSKCLSTRRRTGFLFEELRDETSS from the coding sequence GTGGGTATAGATGGCGTGGTAAGCGTACAAGCGCGACAGAGCATCGAGGAGACACGCTGGCTGCTGGAACTTGCCGAGGCACAACCGGAGGGAGAACGCTGGATCTGTGGCGTGGTTGGTTGGGCGCCTCTTACTAGACCTAAATTTCCGGCGGTATTGGAAGAGCTTCGACGGCATCGCCTGCTGAAAGGGCTTCGCCACGTCCTACAGGCCGAACCGGACGACTACATGCTGCGTGATGCCTTCAATGAAGGTATTGCCGCCGTCGGCAGGGCAGGTCTCGTGTATGACGTTCTGGTTGTAAACCACATGCTGCCGCAGGTGATCGATATGGTGGATCGTCATCCTAACCAGATTTTTGTGTTGGACCATATGGCCAAGCCCAGTATTGCTGCGGGAGCTCTGGAGCCATGGAGCAACCAGATCCGTGAACTGGCGAAACGGGAGCACGTCTACTGTAAGGTCTCTGGCCTGGTAACTGAGGCGGCTTGGCAAACATGGGCGGCTGATGATTTGAGACCATATTTCGACCTAAGCCTGGAGGCGTTCGGCCCACAACGTTTGATGGCCGGTTCCGACTGTCCTGTGTGCACGGTGGCCTCAAGTTATGAGCGTTGGTTTGCAACTGGACCTGCTGCTTTCGGCCCTTACGGCTTCGGAAAAGGACTTCATCTTTGGAGTGGTCGCAGCAAATGTTTATCAACTAGACGCAGAACTGGATTCTTATTCGAAGAATTGAGAGATGAAACTTCGAGTTAG
- a CDS encoding zinc-binding alcohol dehydrogenase family protein, protein MQALILKRPGEVAIEEVPPLVCPEGEVRLQVKRVGLCGSDLNSYRGKNPMVSFPRVVGHEVAATVLDDTPGHPALSAGTNVTLSPYTSCGHCASCKRGRPNACQFNQTLGVQRDGALTEYIALPPEKLYPANLSLKELCLVEPLTIGFHAVARGRVTETDTVAIIGCGGVGLGAVAASNCRGARTIAIDVDDEKLNIARKSGATDTINTRQEGLHERLVEMTGGLGPDVVIEAIGLPDTFRAAVEEVAFTGRVVYIGYAKEPVAYETKLFVQKELDILGSRNALPEDFHAVIQMLEQGLFPLDEAVSIVVPLEEAAEALAAWSGDPSRFSKIMIRLD, encoded by the coding sequence ATGCAGGCATTGATATTGAAGAGACCGGGAGAGGTGGCAATCGAAGAGGTGCCTCCGTTGGTATGCCCGGAGGGTGAGGTTCGATTGCAAGTGAAGAGAGTGGGCCTATGCGGCAGCGATCTGAACAGTTACCGGGGAAAGAATCCGATGGTTTCATTTCCTCGTGTTGTTGGACATGAGGTCGCGGCTACGGTGTTGGACGATACGCCTGGACACCCCGCTCTATCCGCAGGGACGAACGTGACTCTTTCACCTTATACAAGCTGCGGGCACTGCGCCTCCTGCAAACGCGGTCGGCCCAACGCGTGCCAGTTCAACCAGACGCTCGGCGTTCAACGAGACGGCGCTTTGACGGAGTACATTGCACTGCCGCCTGAGAAGTTGTATCCCGCTAACCTTTCGTTGAAAGAGCTTTGCCTGGTTGAGCCGTTGACTATTGGATTCCACGCCGTTGCACGCGGACGCGTCACTGAGACCGATACCGTGGCAATCATTGGTTGCGGCGGTGTGGGCTTGGGTGCCGTGGCGGCTTCCAACTGTAGGGGAGCGAGAACCATTGCGATCGATGTCGACGATGAAAAGTTGAATATCGCACGGAAGTCTGGTGCGACGGACACGATCAACACCAGGCAGGAGGGATTGCACGAACGTCTGGTAGAGATGACTGGCGGACTCGGTCCCGATGTTGTGATCGAGGCGATCGGTCTTCCAGACACGTTTCGTGCGGCAGTGGAAGAGGTTGCGTTTACGGGACGCGTTGTTTACATCGGCTACGCGAAGGAGCCTGTGGCCTACGAGACGAAGCTCTTCGTGCAAAAAGAATTGGATATCCTTGGCTCGAGGAATGCTCTGCCGGAGGATTTTCACGCTGTCATCCAGATGCTGGAGCAGGGGCTCTTCCCCTTAGACGAAGCGGTTAGTATCGTTGTCCCCCTAGAGGAGGCGGCGGAGGCGCTTGCCGCATGGAGCGGCGATCCGTCTCGATTCTCCAAGATTATGATTCGTCTCGATTGA
- the fucP gene encoding L-fucose:H+ symporter permease translates to MLPVPTPSVEQSAVGRTPDPSPRKTLIREGNTVPFVLVTSLFFLWGIPNNLNDVLIRQFMKSFTITRFEAGLVQSAFYMGYFLLAMPAAVLMRKAGYKIGMIVGLLLFGLGTFLFWPAALVGRYSFFLAALFVIASGLAFLETASNPFITQLGDSAGSEQRLNLAQAFNPLGAITGVLIGTIFIFSGVELSPEAISLSKAQHTYEAYLRYETLRVVKPYLALGWIAIVLAVILICTKFPSISNEDATKISEEKYGRISDLLGSARFLMAVAAQFMYVGAQVGTWSYFIQYVQTYVHQTEKLAGLVLTGTLIAFALGRFGSAWLMRRIAPQKLMGYYSLVNVALVAVAIFFPGWVGLFAVFFTSFFMSIMFPTIFALGLKGLGPNTKIGGSFLVMAIVGGAVLTPLMGLISEWWHSVALAYIVPLVSYICVAAFSFSAAVAKAGKADFVRS, encoded by the coding sequence ATGCTTCCTGTTCCGACTCCTTCCGTTGAACAATCCGCCGTAGGGCGGACGCCGGATCCTTCGCCGCGCAAGACACTAATCAGAGAGGGCAATACTGTTCCTTTTGTTCTGGTGACATCTCTATTTTTCCTGTGGGGTATCCCGAACAACCTGAACGATGTCTTGATTCGTCAGTTTATGAAGTCATTTACGATTACCCGCTTCGAAGCTGGGCTCGTGCAATCGGCGTTTTATATGGGGTATTTTCTACTGGCGATGCCGGCGGCAGTGTTGATGCGAAAGGCGGGATACAAAATAGGAATGATAGTGGGACTTCTGCTCTTTGGTCTGGGCACATTTCTTTTCTGGCCGGCAGCGCTGGTGGGGCGGTACAGTTTTTTTCTGGCTGCCCTATTTGTAATCGCGAGCGGTCTCGCCTTTCTGGAGACGGCTTCGAATCCTTTTATTACTCAGTTGGGCGATTCTGCAGGCTCTGAGCAGCGACTCAATTTGGCCCAGGCGTTCAACCCTCTTGGCGCGATCACAGGGGTGCTCATCGGCACGATCTTTATCTTCTCTGGCGTAGAGTTGTCTCCGGAGGCGATTAGTCTAAGTAAGGCGCAGCATACCTATGAGGCTTACTTGCGTTACGAGACCTTGCGCGTTGTCAAGCCTTACCTGGCACTAGGTTGGATTGCAATCGTTCTGGCCGTGATTCTGATTTGTACTAAATTCCCGAGTATTTCAAACGAAGACGCCACTAAGATCTCGGAGGAGAAATATGGACGGATCTCTGACTTATTGGGCAGCGCGCGTTTTCTGATGGCGGTGGCAGCTCAGTTTATGTATGTGGGCGCTCAGGTGGGAACGTGGAGCTACTTTATTCAGTATGTACAAACCTACGTCCATCAGACCGAGAAGCTAGCCGGGCTAGTTCTGACCGGAACGCTGATCGCGTTTGCTTTGGGACGGTTTGGTTCGGCGTGGCTGATGCGAAGGATCGCGCCGCAAAAGCTCATGGGTTATTACAGTCTGGTCAACGTTGCACTCGTTGCGGTTGCGATATTTTTTCCGGGGTGGGTGGGGCTATTTGCTGTGTTCTTCACCAGCTTCTTTATGTCGATCATGTTTCCTACCATCTTTGCGTTGGGGTTGAAAGGGCTTGGTCCGAATACAAAGATTGGCGGTTCTTTTCTGGTAATGGCTATCGTTGGGGGGGCCGTGTTGACGCCACTAATGGGATTGATCTCTGAGTGGTGGCATAGCGTTGCGCTGGCTTATATCGTTCCGTTGGTGTCGTATATTTGCGTGGCTGCGTTTTCCTTCTCAGCAGCGGTGGCGAAGGCCGGAAAAGCTGACTTCGTTCGAAGCTGA
- a CDS encoding LacI family DNA-binding transcriptional regulator — protein sequence MPVRMKDIAADLGISVVTISKVLRDHPDIGEETRQRVLQRVKELHYRPNVTARSLVTGRSYLIGLVVPDLLHPFFAEVAKSLARVIRTRGYSLIIASSEEDPELEEQEIEHMVARGPDGLVIAASTLSSAILQRLDEQQQAYVLIDRKFTGLSANFVGTDDIAVGDLATTHLINRGCKRIAHIRGRENSTGAKRLEGYKRALERGGLNFSDKYVILRETVDIESRLQGNFAMQRLLAMHPKPDGVFCYNDPMAIGAMEAILAAGLRIPKDIAIIGCGNLHYSDLLRVPLSSIDQQSALIGARAGKLMLSIVESKATPQPKSVLLEPHLVERASTARTSRQTAKE from the coding sequence ATGCCTGTAAGGATGAAAGACATCGCCGCAGATCTCGGCATCTCCGTCGTCACGATCTCAAAGGTCCTCCGCGACCATCCGGATATCGGAGAGGAGACCCGCCAACGGGTTTTGCAGCGTGTAAAAGAGCTTCATTATCGGCCAAATGTCACAGCCCGCAGTCTGGTGACTGGACGCAGCTACCTCATAGGTCTCGTCGTCCCAGACCTCCTTCATCCTTTTTTCGCAGAAGTGGCAAAATCTCTGGCTCGCGTCATCCGAACCCGTGGGTACTCGTTAATCATCGCATCGTCAGAGGAGGATCCCGAACTCGAAGAACAGGAGATCGAACACATGGTTGCGCGAGGTCCTGATGGCCTGGTCATCGCCGCATCGACCCTATCGTCCGCTATTCTTCAGAGACTCGACGAGCAGCAACAAGCTTATGTTCTGATTGATCGCAAATTTACCGGACTTTCGGCAAACTTCGTTGGTACCGATGATATCGCAGTTGGAGATCTCGCAACCACGCATCTCATCAACCGCGGCTGTAAGCGCATCGCGCATATTCGCGGGCGGGAGAACAGCACCGGCGCGAAACGCCTGGAAGGATACAAGCGTGCATTGGAGCGCGGCGGCCTGAATTTCTCCGACAAATACGTCATTCTACGGGAGACTGTGGACATCGAAAGCAGACTCCAGGGAAACTTTGCCATGCAGCGTCTTTTGGCGATGCATCCGAAGCCCGATGGAGTCTTTTGCTACAACGACCCTATGGCCATTGGAGCGATGGAAGCGATTCTAGCCGCTGGGCTCCGCATACCTAAAGATATCGCCATCATCGGATGTGGCAATCTGCACTACTCTGATCTCTTGCGGGTTCCGCTTTCCAGCATAGACCAGCAGAGCGCCCTGATTGGCGCGCGTGCGGGAAAGTTGATGCTCAGCATTGTCGAGTCTAAGGCAACGCCGCAACCGAAGAGTGTACTGCTTGAACCGCATCTGGTGGAACGCGCATCCACGGCTCGTACTTCGCGCCAGACCGCGAAAGAATAA
- the rbsD gene encoding D-ribose pyranase, with product MIKTGVINPAILSLLCRVRHTNTLVIADRGFPFWPQVETVDISLTDDQPTVLQVLQAILPNFQVGGARMASEFNSENPDPVKTALLQLLGCISLEFLPHVEFKLLVPSAIGLIRTGDVRPYANIILESA from the coding sequence GTGATCAAGACAGGCGTAATTAATCCGGCCATTCTATCTCTCCTCTGCCGCGTGAGGCATACGAACACCCTCGTCATTGCCGATCGCGGTTTTCCCTTCTGGCCACAGGTTGAGACCGTCGACATATCTCTCACCGATGATCAGCCCACCGTTCTACAAGTGCTGCAAGCAATCCTGCCGAACTTTCAAGTCGGTGGCGCCCGCATGGCCTCAGAGTTCAACAGTGAAAACCCAGATCCAGTCAAAACCGCTCTTCTCCAATTGCTCGGCTGCATATCATTGGAATTTCTTCCACACGTCGAGTTCAAGCTGCTCGTCCCATCAGCCATAGGTCTCATCCGCACCGGAGATGTCCGTCCCTACGCCAATATCATCCTTGAATCAGCATGA
- a CDS encoding glycoside hydrolase family 95 protein — protein sequence MTSATTRRRFLGLLGLTFASSKLPASHGSAFAKAAFNEGLAEGTESLLWFQQPAAQWADALPLGNGRLGAMVFGGSETDAQDVGQERIALNEDTLWSGNPRDWNNSEAKAHLPVVRKLVLEEADYQAADQECRKMQGPYNQAFEPVGDLLIKLDHQEAVTGYRRELDLDRGIATVRYALPTSLPSANGVAEIYTREVFVSAPAQVIVVHLACSRKGGLNCTVSFVSQLQSKIEAIDGQTLHLTGKAPSESVPFYLKSDNPIQYSKEEGKGMRFAAVLNAQLLGSPTGTRTIDGRIERTADGSLRIESATAALLLVGISTGYRGYNVAPDMPLAEIIAAAEKPVARAKGESYEKLYAAHLMDHQALYRRVAIDLGKEPGDVSTPTDKRVVDFDGQPDPALLALYFNFGRYMLIASSRPGTQPANLQGIWSNELRPPWSANWTSNINVQMNYWPVETCNLSECHLPLAEMITDLSHNGHTTAQVNYGADGWVSHHNIDLWRQSGPVGMGMQFADPTWANFAMSGPWLCAHLWEHYLFCGEEAFLRTVYPVMRGSAEFCMSWMIEDGNDKLTTCPSFSTENSFFAPNGKPANVSAGCTMDLALIRELFGNVQQAAVILKLDQDFSAKLAEAVKRLPPYKIGRWGQLQEWSIDFGENQPGQRHMSHLYPVYPGAEITPRSNPRLAAAARKSVERRLANGGAYTGWSRAWVIGLWARLGDGDMAWESLRMLIQHSTGPNLFDTHPSWDSMKTAVANSSGVNRADVGQAPKPHSIFQIDGNFGTTAAIAEMLMHSHDGEIALLPALPSAWKDGSVRGLRARGGLEVSLQWKGARLIAAEVLALRTGTHQFRVQKGLRVAHAATSGVATKLSVGIEPETVTLSVRKGKRYQLNIATI from the coding sequence ATGACCTCCGCAACGACACGCCGCCGCTTCTTGGGACTTCTCGGACTCACCTTCGCCTCTTCCAAGCTGCCCGCAAGCCATGGCTCCGCATTTGCGAAAGCCGCCTTCAATGAAGGACTGGCAGAAGGAACAGAATCTCTGCTTTGGTTTCAGCAACCCGCGGCCCAGTGGGCTGATGCGCTGCCGCTCGGGAACGGGCGGTTGGGTGCGATGGTCTTCGGGGGTAGTGAAACAGACGCCCAAGATGTGGGACAAGAACGAATCGCTCTCAATGAAGACACGCTTTGGTCGGGCAACCCCCGAGATTGGAATAATTCCGAGGCCAAAGCCCATCTGCCGGTAGTTCGCAAGCTCGTGTTGGAAGAGGCTGACTATCAAGCCGCGGACCAGGAGTGTCGCAAAATGCAGGGCCCTTACAATCAGGCCTTCGAGCCGGTGGGCGACCTCCTTATAAAACTCGATCATCAAGAGGCGGTGACCGGCTACCGTCGCGAGCTGGATCTTGATAGGGGCATAGCTACTGTACGTTACGCGCTGCCAACTTCACTCCCTTCGGCAAATGGAGTTGCAGAGATCTACACGCGAGAGGTATTTGTCTCCGCTCCCGCGCAGGTTATTGTGGTGCACCTGGCTTGCAGCCGAAAAGGCGGACTGAATTGCACCGTCAGCTTTGTGAGCCAGTTGCAATCAAAGATAGAGGCGATCGACGGCCAGACGCTGCACCTCACAGGGAAGGCACCAAGCGAGTCTGTGCCGTTCTATCTGAAGAGTGACAACCCCATTCAATACAGTAAAGAAGAGGGCAAGGGGATGCGTTTCGCAGCGGTGCTTAATGCACAGCTGCTGGGTTCACCTACCGGCACACGAACGATCGACGGCAGAATCGAGCGTACGGCAGATGGAAGTCTCAGAATAGAAAGTGCCACCGCGGCCTTGCTTCTGGTGGGTATTTCTACAGGCTACAGAGGCTACAACGTAGCGCCCGATATGCCTTTGGCGGAGATTATTGCTGCGGCCGAAAAACCGGTGGCCCGAGCAAAGGGTGAATCGTACGAGAAGCTCTACGCTGCGCACCTAATGGATCATCAGGCGCTCTATCGTCGCGTCGCGATCGATCTCGGTAAAGAGCCAGGTGATGTGTCTACGCCGACCGATAAGCGTGTGGTCGACTTCGACGGACAACCAGATCCGGCGTTACTCGCGCTTTACTTCAATTTCGGACGATACATGTTGATAGCCAGCTCACGACCTGGCACCCAACCCGCCAATTTACAGGGAATTTGGAGCAATGAGTTGCGGCCACCGTGGAGCGCCAATTGGACCTCAAATATCAACGTGCAAATGAACTACTGGCCAGTGGAAACCTGTAATCTCTCCGAATGCCATCTGCCTCTCGCTGAAATGATCACCGACCTTAGCCACAATGGTCACACTACTGCGCAGGTCAACTATGGGGCCGATGGTTGGGTTTCGCATCACAACATCGACCTTTGGCGACAATCTGGCCCCGTCGGCATGGGCATGCAATTCGCCGACCCGACGTGGGCCAACTTTGCCATGAGCGGCCCATGGCTTTGCGCACACTTGTGGGAGCACTACCTGTTCTGTGGTGAGGAGGCCTTTCTGCGCACCGTTTATCCGGTGATGCGAGGCTCAGCCGAGTTTTGCATGAGCTGGATGATTGAAGACGGAAATGACAAGCTGACCACCTGTCCATCCTTCTCTACTGAGAACAGTTTTTTTGCGCCGAACGGCAAACCTGCGAACGTCAGCGCGGGGTGCACGATGGATCTTGCGCTGATTCGAGAACTCTTCGGCAACGTTCAACAAGCGGCAGTAATTCTCAAGCTTGATCAGGACTTTTCAGCGAAACTTGCAGAGGCTGTCAAACGGCTGCCGCCGTATAAGATCGGCCGGTGGGGGCAGCTACAAGAGTGGTCAATCGACTTTGGGGAGAACCAGCCGGGGCAGCGCCATATGTCGCATCTCTATCCGGTATACCCAGGAGCCGAGATAACGCCTCGCAGCAACCCAAGACTGGCAGCGGCAGCTCGCAAATCGGTTGAGCGACGGCTCGCAAACGGCGGTGCTTACACGGGGTGGAGTCGCGCCTGGGTTATCGGGCTGTGGGCACGCTTGGGAGATGGCGACATGGCGTGGGAGTCTCTCAGAATGTTGATTCAGCACAGCACAGGGCCGAATCTTTTCGATACACATCCATCCTGGGACTCAATGAAGACTGCCGTTGCTAATAGTAGTGGAGTGAATCGCGCCGATGTAGGTCAGGCCCCAAAACCGCATAGCATCTTCCAGATTGACGGCAACTTCGGCACGACGGCCGCGATTGCCGAGATGCTGATGCATAGTCATGATGGAGAGATCGCCTTATTGCCCGCATTGCCTTCGGCGTGGAAGGACGGCTCAGTACGTGGTTTGCGCGCGCGCGGCGGACTCGAGGTTTCCTTGCAGTGGAAAGGCGCCAGGCTCATTGCGGCCGAGGTTCTTGCATTGCGTACAGGAACCCACCAATTTCGCGTCCAGAAAGGTTTACGCGTCGCCCATGCGGCCACTTCCGGAGTTGCCACGAAGCTCTCCGTCGGCATCGAACCTGAAACCGTTACCCTTTCAGTACGCAAAGGGAAGCGGTACCAACTGAATATCGCGACTATTTAG